The Geminocystis sp. NIES-3709 genome contains a region encoding:
- a CDS encoding reverse transcriptase domain-containing protein, producing MTANLPQWQLIFPHLQNQNPLLLKDSPEELKQKFYQLKTPLDVAKLLNIPHKRLVYHLYLVNPQRRYKTFTIPKKSGGERQISTPITALKIIQQKLNQVLQAVYQVKPSVHGFVLEKNIITNAKAHVKKRYVLNLDLEDFFPSVNFGRVRGMFMGIPYHLPPDVATVLAQICCHNNQLPQGAPTSPIVTNMICGKMDSQLQRLAKDCKATYTRYADDITFSTTLKDFPVDLAYVVNDGETDEVVLDNLGEFHLGDRLFSIIRENGFSVNEKKTRLQTKGNHQEVTGLTTNQFPNVDRRYVRQVRAMLHAWAKFGLESAHKEFEEKYYHSARFSGKETPRFQDVLKGKIEFIGMVKGKDDRIYRKYIDQYYQLLKIYF from the coding sequence ATGACGGCAAATCTACCTCAATGGCAACTTATTTTTCCTCATCTGCAAAACCAAAATCCGTTATTACTCAAAGATTCTCCCGAAGAATTAAAACAAAAATTCTATCAATTAAAAACTCCTTTAGATGTTGCTAAACTCTTAAATATTCCTCATAAAAGGTTAGTTTATCATCTTTATTTAGTTAACCCCCAGAGACGTTATAAAACTTTTACTATTCCGAAAAAATCTGGGGGTGAAAGACAAATATCAACCCCGATTACGGCGTTAAAAATTATTCAACAAAAACTTAATCAGGTTTTACAGGCAGTTTATCAGGTTAAGCCTTCGGTGCATGGTTTTGTGCTAGAGAAGAACATTATTACTAATGCAAAAGCCCATGTCAAAAAACGCTATGTTTTAAATTTAGACTTAGAAGATTTTTTCCCCTCCGTCAATTTTGGACGAGTTAGGGGGATGTTTATGGGGATTCCTTATCATTTACCCCCTGATGTGGCTACGGTGTTAGCGCAAATTTGTTGTCATAATAATCAATTACCCCAAGGTGCGCCTACTTCTCCCATCGTTACTAATATGATTTGTGGGAAGATGGATAGTCAATTACAGCGTCTGGCGAAGGATTGTAAGGCAACTTATACTCGTTATGCTGATGATATAACTTTTTCTACTACTCTCAAGGATTTTCCTGTGGATTTGGCTTATGTAGTTAATGATGGTGAAACTGATGAGGTAGTTTTAGACAATCTCGGAGAGTTCCATCTTGGCGATCGACTCTTTAGTATCATTAGAGAAAATGGGTTTAGTGTGAATGAGAAGAAAACTCGCTTACAAACTAAGGGTAATCATCAAGAGGTAACGGGTTTAACTACCAATCAATTTCCTAATGTGGATAGACGTTATGTGCGTCAAGTTAGGGCGATGCTTCATGCTTGGGCTAAATTTGGCTTAGAATCGGCACACAAGGAGTTTGAAGAAAAGTATTATCATAGTGCCAGATTTTCAGGGAAAGAAACCCCTCGTTTCCAAGATGTGTTAAAGGGTAAAATAGAATTTATCGGTATGGTTAAGGGTAAAGATGATAGGATTTATCGTAAGTATATTGATCAATATTATCAACTATTAAAAATTTATTTCTAA
- a CDS encoding AAA family ATPase, protein MSIISHILIGCPSSGKSTLANHIIKQDSNYQIISTDKVREKLFGDENIQGDWQLIEAEIFKQIESHINTGKPIIYDATNAKRWWRISLLKQLAKYHNINWIGWYLKTPLNVCQQWNKRRSRQVPDDVIIAMNQSLRNFPPLPAEGFLAVYDIPFRDGKLEVNQFNNKLTKLNRVQVNRHNRTANSKVKFHPYSRLIDFDRLLHLISLIIKYPNLGNLSESNPELIREIFGEEIKFECEIEEICGILAKEISSIYAQPEAIKQDLIWLEKMGIINQQNYEPLPDIEIVNIDDLVTHPYSDIEPFSRLIKTIHFIIHNPLNYEEKEGCLQSLINAMQEEKVININCGDSIRKDIEKVLKPFGILPDFTMKKGYFIGTGILSQTDLIKVFRLLEAQANSLSDPVALSVYETFKSRLGDAKIAHPESYPVRAIYNKNIVDLNSLSNTSLARKIDEVESSIEKGELLELNRFIGSGKFIQETEEKNINEDYFLAYPVQIVFHNIGWYLGYECFKGKDDGLFKFDRLDRLFLGRKPHQSRDEKQQINALNKLQKLYQASGGIFLGNNVKLQKQYFDLKQKSKAEITIGLWFNDYTFKFISEGTNRFPLQQMKMSPRLHKNSETNPPFTLKKTGDKNFPNRFQVKLPLWSLEDIDLLRWIVGFGGQVKVINPPELVNKVKQIGEAIALLY, encoded by the coding sequence ATGTCTATCATCTCACATATTTTAATTGGTTGTCCTAGTAGCGGAAAATCAACCCTCGCTAATCATATAATTAAACAAGACTCTAATTATCAAATTATCTCTACCGATAAAGTTAGAGAAAAACTTTTTGGTGATGAAAATATACAGGGAGATTGGCAGTTAATTGAAGCTGAAATATTTAAACAAATTGAGAGTCATATTAATACTGGAAAACCGATTATTTATGATGCCACTAACGCTAAAAGATGGTGGCGAATTTCTCTCCTTAAACAGTTAGCTAAATATCACAATATTAACTGGATTGGTTGGTATTTAAAAACTCCTTTAAATGTTTGTCAACAATGGAATAAAAGACGTTCTCGTCAAGTACCAGATGATGTTATTATTGCCATGAATCAATCCCTAAGAAATTTTCCTCCCCTTCCTGCGGAGGGTTTTTTAGCTGTTTATGATATACCCTTTAGAGATGGTAAATTAGAAGTTAATCAGTTTAATAATAAACTAACAAAATTAAATCGAGTTCAAGTTAATCGTCATAATCGCACCGCCAATAGTAAAGTAAAATTTCATCCTTATTCAAGGTTAATTGATTTCGATCGACTTTTGCACCTCATCAGCTTAATTATTAAATATCCGAATCTGGGTAATCTATCAGAATCTAATCCTGAATTAATTAGGGAAATATTTGGAGAGGAGATTAAATTTGAGTGTGAAATAGAAGAAATTTGTGGCATTTTAGCTAAAGAAATCAGCTCTATTTATGCTCAACCAGAAGCCATTAAACAAGACTTAATCTGGTTAGAAAAAATGGGGATTATTAATCAACAAAATTATGAACCATTACCAGATATTGAAATAGTAAATATTGACGATTTAGTAACCCATCCTTACTCAGATATTGAACCATTTAGCAGACTCATAAAAACAATTCATTTTATCATCCATAATCCTCTAAATTATGAAGAAAAAGAGGGATGTTTGCAAAGTTTAATTAATGCTATGCAAGAAGAAAAAGTTATTAATATTAATTGCGGTGATAGTATTCGCAAAGATATAGAAAAAGTATTAAAACCCTTTGGCATTTTACCCGATTTTACCATGAAAAAAGGCTATTTTATTGGCACTGGAATTTTATCTCAAACAGACTTAATTAAAGTATTTCGCTTATTAGAAGCCCAAGCTAATAGTTTATCAGATCCCGTTGCTTTATCTGTCTATGAAACCTTTAAAAGTCGTCTGGGAGATGCTAAAATTGCTCATCCCGAAAGTTATCCTGTCAGGGCAATTTATAATAAAAATATTGTTGATTTAAACAGTCTATCTAATACTTCCTTAGCCCGAAAAATTGATGAAGTTGAAAGCTCGATAGAAAAGGGAGAATTATTAGAATTAAATCGCTTTATAGGTAGTGGTAAATTTATCCAAGAAACAGAAGAAAAAAACATCAATGAGGACTATTTTTTAGCTTATCCAGTGCAAATAGTTTTCCATAATATTGGGTGGTATTTAGGCTATGAATGCTTTAAAGGTAAGGATGATGGTTTATTTAAGTTCGATCGATTAGACAGGTTATTTTTAGGCAGAAAACCACATCAATCACGGGATGAAAAGCAACAAATAAACGCCTTAAATAAATTGCAAAAACTATATCAGGCTAGTGGCGGAATATTTCTTGGTAATAATGTCAAATTGCAAAAACAATATTTCGATCTAAAACAAAAAAGTAAAGCCGAAATAACTATAGGATTATGGTTTAATGACTATACTTTTAAGTTTATCAGTGAAGGTACAAATCGCTTCCCTTTACAACAAATGAAAATGTCCCCCCGTCTTCATAAAAATAGTGAGACAAATCCCCCTTTTACTCTCAAAAAAACGGGAGATAAAAACTTTCCTAATCGTTTTCAAGTAAAATTACCATTATGGTCATTAGAAGATATTGATTTATTACGATGGATTGTCGGTTTTGGTGGGCAAGTTAAGGTAATTAATCCCCCTGAATTAGTGAATAAAGTTAAACAAATAGGAGAGGCTATTGCTCTTTTATATTAA
- a CDS encoding type II toxin-antitoxin system RelE/ParE family toxin gives MTNNRKITVEATLTFKRNLRNLKKKYRSIAQDIKPIIEQLETGELLGDRITGVNHQVFKLRVKNSDIQKGKSGGYRLIYYVKIEDVVVLLTVYTKSEQANISNQQIINIIKDYQVNSTTEN, from the coding sequence ATGACGAATAATCGGAAAATTACCGTAGAGGCTACTCTCACATTTAAACGTAATTTACGCAATCTTAAGAAAAAATATCGTAGTATTGCTCAGGATATAAAGCCGATAATTGAACAATTAGAAACGGGAGAATTATTAGGGGATAGAATCACTGGTGTTAATCATCAAGTGTTTAAACTAAGAGTAAAAAATAGTGATATTCAAAAAGGAAAAAGTGGCGGATACCGTCTTATTTATTATGTGAAAATAGAAGATGTAGTGGTTTTATTAACTGTTTATACAAAATCAGAACAAGCTAATATTAGTAATCAACAAATTATTAATATCATCAAAGATTATCAAGTTAATTCTACTACAGAAAATTAA
- a CDS encoding DUF2281 domain-containing protein: MNIQTKILETLGKMPESLQEELLHYAEYLQEKYNRSNMTQLNGNDVINDFRISWHEAMTGQTIPVSQLWEGLEDDE; this comes from the coding sequence ATCAATATTCAAACTAAAATATTAGAAACTTTGGGAAAAATGCCTGAATCTTTACAAGAAGAATTGTTGCATTATGCGGAGTATCTTCAGGAAAAATATAACCGTAGTAATATGACTCAATTAAATGGTAATGATGTCATTAATGATTTTCGTATCTCTTGGCATGAAGCGATGACAGGGCAAACTATTCCAGTTAGTCAACTTTGGGAAGGTTTAGAAGATGACGAATAA
- a CDS encoding type II toxin-antitoxin system VapC family toxin, whose amino-acid sequence MKGYLLDTHAFIWLSENDPNLPINLRQKIDSAEKVYLSIISLWEIAIKINIGKLSLKKSYQHIENELKLSDILLLPITFADTQRLCKLPLYHRDPFDRMLIIQAMERELILVSKDTKFSAYPIEILWE is encoded by the coding sequence ATGAAGGGTTATTTATTAGATACTCATGCTTTTATTTGGTTATCAGAAAATGATCCTAATTTGCCAATTAATCTAAGACAAAAAATTGATTCAGCCGAAAAAGTTTATTTAAGTATTATTAGCCTTTGGGAGATTGCCATTAAAATCAATATCGGGAAATTATCCCTTAAAAAAAGTTATCAACATATTGAAAATGAACTAAAATTATCGGACATTCTCTTATTACCAATTACTTTTGCTGACACTCAAAGACTATGCAAATTACCATTATATCATCGAGATCCTTTTGACAGAATGTTAATTATTCAGGCAATGGAAAGAGAATTAATTTTAGTGAGTAAAGATACTAAATTTTCGGCTTATCCAATTGAAATATTATGGGAATAA
- a CDS encoding DUF2281 domain-containing protein produces MINIETKILKTLEKMPVSLQEELLHYAEYLQEKYNQNNGKINASNQKLRSGILEGTFVLPLPDDFDESLEDFEEYMR; encoded by the coding sequence ATGATAAATATTGAAACAAAAATATTGAAAACTTTAGAAAAAATGCCCGTATCTCTGCAAGAAGAATTATTGCATTATGCTGAGTATCTTCAGGAAAAATATAATCAAAATAATGGAAAAATAAATGCTTCTAATCAAAAACTTCGCTCAGGCATTTTAGAAGGCACTTTTGTTTTACCATTACCTGATGATTTTGATGAGTCTTTAGAAGATTTTGAGGAATACATGAGATGA
- a CDS encoding restriction endonuclease, whose translation MPNTPIQKILFGCPGTGKSYRISNNDDGGIAQKDLDIDNNSDNIIKTVFHPEYTYGDFMGKLVPITNEAGKVEYNFYGGHFLRALIKAYKNMIEAHYRLKTESYDNVLLVIDEINRGNSSAIFGTVFQLLDRETEDNPLKSLKGWSSYPINLTEIEFNYFQKAIGIKEDTTGKDGNKYSLGKFIQEKSFAEFQEEIKFFNLNIESMGIRIPPNLSIIATMNTSDNSIYFMDNAFKRRWDWEYVDWDDDFAKIIPSAKYGKDGDLKWDNEWKKLVKNLNTFIKQNANSIRGGKIEDMQIGYYFIKDDFVSAEKIRNKLMFFIWDSIFNRDKTPLQKLLKVDKKDLVTFGDFIKQHNEFVINLLQGKFE comes from the coding sequence ATGCCAAATACTCCCATTCAAAAAATTCTTTTTGGTTGCCCCGGTACAGGAAAAAGTTATCGAATTTCTAATAATGATGATGGTGGTATTGCTCAAAAAGACTTAGATATAGATAATAACTCTGATAATATTATCAAAACTGTATTTCATCCAGAATATACTTATGGTGATTTTATGGGTAAATTAGTACCAATTACTAACGAAGCGGGAAAAGTAGAATACAACTTTTATGGAGGTCATTTTTTAAGAGCTTTAATTAAGGCATATAAAAATATGATTGAGGCTCATTATAGGTTAAAAACAGAAAGTTATGATAATGTTCTTCTTGTCATAGATGAGATAAATAGAGGTAATTCATCTGCTATTTTTGGCACAGTTTTTCAATTACTAGATCGAGAAACAGAAGATAATCCTTTAAAAAGTTTAAAAGGATGGTCAAGTTATCCGATTAATTTAACAGAAATAGAATTTAATTATTTTCAAAAAGCTATAGGTATAAAAGAAGACACTACTGGTAAGGACGGAAATAAATATAGTTTAGGTAAATTTATTCAAGAAAAATCTTTTGCGGAATTTCAGGAAGAGATAAAGTTTTTTAACTTAAATATAGAAAGTATGGGTATAAGAATACCCCCCAATTTATCTATTATTGCTACCATGAATACTTCTGATAACTCCATTTATTTTATGGATAATGCTTTTAAAAGACGTTGGGATTGGGAATATGTGGATTGGGATGACGATTTTGCAAAAATAATTCCATCAGCTAAATATGGTAAAGATGGCGATTTAAAATGGGATAATGAATGGAAGAAATTAGTCAAAAATCTAAATACATTTATTAAACAAAATGCTAACTCTATTAGAGGTGGCAAAATAGAAGATATGCAGATTGGTTATTACTTTATAAAAGATGATTTCGTTAGTGCAGAAAAAATAAGAAATAAGTTAATGTTTTTTATTTGGGATAGTATTTTTAATCGAGATAAAACACCTTTACAAAAACTTCTTAAAGTAGATAAAAAAGACCTTGTTACTTTTGGAGACTTTATCAAACAACATAATGAATTTGTCATTAACCTTTTGCAGGGAAAATTTGAATAG
- a CDS encoding putative toxin-antitoxin system toxin component, PIN family: MMKTKRIVIDTNVIVSALIFSESTTMQVFREAKEKGVLLISSEILSELIDVLSRQKFDRYLSREIREDFLASLYIEAQIIEITDKIEICRDFNDNKFLELAVNGNATHIITGDKDLLELHPFQGIPILTPRQFLQFIAEIN; the protein is encoded by the coding sequence ATGATGAAAACTAAACGAATTGTTATTGATACTAATGTAATAGTAAGTGCGTTGATTTTCTCTGAATCTACTACTATGCAAGTTTTTAGAGAAGCAAAAGAAAAGGGAGTGCTTTTAATTTCTTCTGAGATTTTATCAGAACTAATTGATGTATTGAGTCGTCAAAAATTCGATCGTTATCTCTCCAGAGAAATTCGTGAGGATTTTCTAGCTAGTTTATATATAGAAGCACAAATCATAGAAATTACTGACAAAATAGAGATTTGTCGAGATTTCAACGATAATAAATTTTTAGAGTTAGCCGTTAATGGAAATGCAACACACATTATAACAGGGGATAAAGACTTATTAGAATTGCATCCCTTTCAAGGTATTCCTATTTTAACACCAAGACAATTTTTACAATTTATCGCAGAAATCAACTAA
- a CDS encoding DUF433 domain-containing protein — protein MVQATQHRYIVSDSSILNGEPIIEGTRTPVRAIVETWRMGITPEEIPQGMPHLTLSQVFSALAYYSEFTEEINHYIELNRIPDHLIDRLVKD, from the coding sequence ATGGTACAGGCAACACAGCATCGTTATATTGTTTCCGATTCATCAATTCTTAACGGTGAACCAATTATTGAAGGTACTCGCACCCCTGTCAGGGCGATCGTTGAAACATGGCGAATGGGAATTACACCCGAAGAAATCCCTCAAGGAATGCCTCATTTAACTCTAAGTCAAGTATTTTCCGCCCTTGCTTATTACAGTGAATTTACCGAAGAAATTAATCATTATATTGAATTAAACCGCATTCCAGACCATTTAATCGATCGCCTCGTTAAAGATTAA
- a CDS encoding IS5 family transposase, with translation MKLERIKKLKPEKFKRRFGVKKETYNLLVEIVKKEQNNHKRGRKSKLTVSEQILVTLEYLREYRTYFHISEYWNISESTVCRTVHKIEKILLKSGYFSLGGKKELIKKENEIKAVLIDVTEIAIERPKKRQKIYYSGKKKEHTFKAQLVVNKDTLEIICYVNGRGREHDFKIFKNSRLPLSEKIKCLVDKGYQGIEKIHKLSEIPKKKTKKRKLTQEEKRKNRELNRQRIVIEHVNRKLKIFRILSEKYRNKRKRFGLRFNLIAGIYNYEIVKKDIAII, from the coding sequence ATGAAACTTGAGAGAATAAAAAAATTAAAGCCAGAAAAGTTTAAAAGGAGATTTGGAGTAAAAAAAGAAACCTATAATCTTTTAGTAGAAATAGTCAAAAAAGAACAAAACAATCACAAAAGAGGAAGGAAAAGCAAATTAACAGTGTCCGAGCAGATTTTAGTAACCTTGGAATATTTGAGAGAATATCGAACTTATTTTCACATATCAGAGTACTGGAATATCTCAGAATCAACGGTTTGTAGAACAGTTCATAAAATTGAAAAAATCTTGCTCAAATCAGGTTATTTTTCCCTAGGTGGTAAAAAAGAATTGATAAAAAAAGAGAATGAAATTAAGGCAGTATTAATAGATGTTACTGAAATAGCAATCGAAAGACCAAAAAAAAGACAAAAAATTTACTATAGTGGCAAAAAGAAGGAACATACATTTAAAGCACAATTAGTAGTTAATAAAGATACCTTGGAAATAATTTGTTATGTAAATGGACGAGGAAGAGAACATGATTTTAAAATTTTTAAAAACAGTAGATTACCATTAAGTGAAAAAATAAAGTGTTTAGTAGACAAAGGTTATCAAGGTATAGAAAAAATTCATAAATTAAGCGAAATACCAAAAAAGAAAACAAAAAAAAGAAAGTTAACCCAAGAAGAAAAAAGAAAAAATAGAGAGTTAAATCGACAAAGAATCGTAATTGAACATGTAAATAGAAAACTTAAAATATTTAGAATACTATCAGAAAAATATAGAAATAAAAGAAAAAGATTTGGGTTAAGATTCAACTTAATTGCGGGAATTTATAACTATGAAATAGTGAAAAAAGACATAGCTATTATTTAA
- a CDS encoding site-specific integrase — MLLVSSDEIETLILKEPVPLTVHPAAVYLGSLAHGSQRTIRSALNKIARLISNNRCDLMTLDWSKLRYRHTAAIRTALSQQLSATTVNKMLVALRRVLHEAYRLDLMSANDYSKAVDLKSLNVKPQLRGRTLARNEIQALLASCEEEGKTISFRDGAVISLLRCGGLRRDELVKLELQDLDLDTGALLIRHGKGNKTRTVYLNEKAIELVKQWLSIRGYEPGALVCPVKLNGEVIFKHLSANGDSVYHLIRSRAKKAGLAHFSPHDFRRTFCSDLLTEGEDVFTVQDLAGHSSPVTTKKYDLRGEEVKRRAVKKLKF; from the coding sequence ATGTTGTTAGTTTCTTCAGACGAAATCGAAACTTTAATCCTCAAAGAGCCTGTGCCTTTAACAGTACATCCTGCCGCCGTTTATTTGGGTTCTTTAGCTCATGGTAGTCAGCGCACTATCCGCTCTGCCCTCAATAAAATTGCTCGTCTAATCTCTAATAATCGTTGTGATTTGATGACTTTAGATTGGTCAAAGTTACGTTATCGTCATACGGCGGCGATTCGTACTGCTTTGAGTCAACAGTTATCGGCAACTACGGTAAATAAGATGTTAGTGGCTCTGCGAAGGGTTTTACATGAAGCCTATCGCTTGGATTTAATGTCTGCTAATGATTATAGCAAGGCGGTGGACTTGAAAAGTCTCAATGTCAAACCCCAATTACGAGGGCGAACTTTGGCTAGAAACGAAATTCAGGCTTTACTGGCTAGTTGTGAAGAGGAGGGTAAAACTATTTCTTTTCGTGATGGGGCAGTTATTTCTTTGTTACGTTGTGGTGGACTCAGACGTGATGAGTTGGTTAAGTTGGAGTTACAGGATTTAGATTTAGATACTGGAGCGTTACTGATTCGTCACGGTAAGGGGAATAAAACTCGTACAGTTTATCTTAATGAGAAGGCGATCGAGCTAGTTAAACAATGGTTAAGCATCAGAGGATATGAACCTGGAGCTTTAGTTTGTCCTGTGAAACTTAACGGAGAAGTTATATTTAAACATTTAAGCGCAAATGGTGATTCTGTCTATCATTTAATCCGAAGTAGAGCCAAAAAAGCAGGTCTTGCCCATTTTTCCCCCCACGATTTTAGAAGAACTTTCTGTAGTGATTTACTCACTGAAGGAGAAGATGTTTTTACAGTACAAGATTTGGCTGGTCATTCTTCCCCTGTTACCACGAAAAAGTACGATCTCCGAGGTGAAGAAGTTAAACGTAGAGCCGTAAAAAAATTAAAATTTTAG
- a CDS encoding ParA family protein gives MTSIIALFNQSGGVGKSTLTMNLGYSLMKKKKKVLLLDLDPQASLTTFMGIEPYDLEKTIYNTIIDEEDLPIHRQIHLMDLVPSNINLSGAEIELVSALMRELRLKEAIDPYLSKYDFILIDCPPSLGILSIISLVAATHLLVPIQCQFKAFQGTDLLLNTVARLRKSVNKNLAFAGFIPTMYDGRTAQESRTYEAIKEQLSPLATVFEPIPRSIAFADATEKRVPLAVYKPKHPAVKILNQISQQLIKL, from the coding sequence ATGACTTCTATTATTGCTTTATTTAATCAGTCTGGGGGGGTAGGAAAAAGTACTCTGACTATGAATTTGGGTTACTCTTTAATGAAAAAAAAGAAGAAAGTTTTATTATTGGATTTAGATCCTCAAGCCTCTCTTACTACTTTTATGGGTATTGAACCTTATGATTTAGAGAAAACTATCTACAATACCATCATCGATGAGGAGGATTTACCAATTCATCGTCAAATTCACCTTATGGACTTAGTTCCTTCTAATATTAATCTCAGTGGTGCGGAAATTGAATTAGTCTCCGCTCTCATGCGTGAACTACGACTCAAAGAGGCGATCGATCCCTATCTTTCAAAATACGATTTTATCCTTATTGATTGTCCCCCTAGTCTCGGTATTCTCAGTATTATCAGTTTAGTTGCCGCCACTCATCTGTTAGTACCAATTCAATGTCAATTTAAGGCTTTTCAAGGTACTGATTTATTGTTAAATACTGTGGCTCGACTGCGTAAGTCTGTTAATAAAAATCTAGCTTTTGCTGGTTTTATCCCTACTATGTACGATGGTAGAACTGCCCAAGAATCGAGAACTTATGAGGCTATAAAAGAACAATTATCTCCTCTTGCTACTGTCTTTGAACCTATACCTCGTTCTATTGCTTTTGCCGATGCTACGGAGAAAAGAGTACCTTTAGCTGTCTATAAACCAAAACATCCTGCGGTTAAAATTCTCAATCAAATTAGTCAACAATTAATCAAACTATAA
- a CDS encoding four helix bundle protein translates to MSEIRDYKDLIIWQKGIEIAEKCYHLTKKYPKDELYGITQQIRRAGSSIPANIAEGYGRRYKAEYVRFLNISQGSVNELETHLIISVKVGLCSEIDVEYIINLLKQETRMLSALIKKLEK, encoded by the coding sequence ATGTCAGAAATAAGAGATTATAAAGACTTAATAATTTGGCAAAAAGGTATTGAAATTGCTGAAAAATGCTATCACCTCACTAAAAAATATCCAAAAGATGAACTTTATGGCATCACTCAACAAATTAGGAGAGCCGGTTCATCTATTCCCGCAAACATTGCCGAGGGTTATGGAAGAAGATATAAAGCAGAATATGTTCGGTTTTTAAATATTTCTCAAGGATCTGTTAACGAGCTAGAAACCCATTTAATTATTTCTGTCAAAGTAGGATTATGTTCAGAAATTGATGTAGAATACATTATTAATCTTTTAAAACAAGAAACTAGAATGTTATCTGCTCTGATTAAAAAATTAGAAAAATAA